A single Paraburkholderia sp. D15 DNA region contains:
- a CDS encoding NUDIX domain-containing protein, with protein sequence MTQNAAERVRIIDVEVLSDDWYVLKKTTFDFLRADGSWQRQSRETYDRGNGATLLLFDPRRRTVVLTRQFRLPAFVNGHHGMLIEAPAGLLETASPEERIRAEVEEETGYRVHEVRKVFEAFMSPGSVTEKLHFFVAEYDARAKVSAGGGIAAEGEDIEVLELPLDQALAMVERGEIADGKTIMLLQYAKLNL encoded by the coding sequence ATGACCCAGAATGCCGCCGAGCGGGTGCGGATCATCGACGTCGAAGTGCTGTCGGACGACTGGTACGTGCTGAAAAAAACCACCTTCGACTTCCTTCGCGCCGACGGCAGCTGGCAACGTCAGAGCCGCGAAACCTACGACCGCGGCAACGGCGCGACGCTGCTGCTGTTCGATCCGCGCCGCCGCACGGTGGTGCTGACGCGCCAGTTCCGGCTGCCGGCCTTCGTCAACGGTCATCACGGCATGCTGATCGAGGCGCCGGCCGGTCTGCTCGAAACGGCCTCGCCGGAAGAACGGATTCGCGCGGAAGTCGAGGAGGAAACCGGCTATCGCGTGCATGAAGTGCGCAAGGTCTTCGAGGCGTTCATGAGCCCCGGTTCGGTCACCGAGAAGCTGCATTTTTTCGTCGCCGAATACGATGCGCGCGCGAAAGTGAGCGCGGGCGGCGGTATCGCGGCCGAAGGCGAGGATATCGAGGTGCTGGAGTTGCCGCTCGATCAGGCGCTCGCGATGGTCGAGCGCGGCGAGATCGCCGACGGCAAGACGATCATGCTGTTGCAGTACGCGAAGCTGAATCTCTGA
- a CDS encoding AI-2E family transporter, giving the protein MNSRPPVPPPAASPASQPTAPTSPTSPTSPFRSKKQKAASFALYIGLVLLALWVVRDFIAVVAWAGVLAIALWPLLRKIEGQRWFTGRTTLIAAVLTLAIALLVVLPVGIGIAQALHEAHDMTEWFRTVQENGIAMPDFIQRLPFGVQQITAWWQANLAQPLRDSAAMKGLHSATVMTLGRHFGARAAHAVMVFAFMLVTLFVIFQAGPRLSASLATGMRRGFGEDGAQLLQRMATAVRGTVSGLVVVGLGEGALLGVAYAVTGLPHVALLAAITAVAAMLPFCAPLTFGLAALWLLSQGAVAGAIGLAVFGSVVVFVAEHFVRPVLIGNSTRLPFLLVLFGILGGAETFGLLGIFIGPALMTVLMVLWTDLVE; this is encoded by the coding sequence ATGAATTCACGCCCGCCCGTTCCACCGCCCGCCGCCTCGCCCGCCTCGCAACCCACCGCGCCAACCTCGCCAACCTCGCCAACCTCGCCGTTCCGCTCCAAAAAACAGAAGGCCGCCTCGTTCGCGCTGTATATCGGGCTGGTGCTGCTGGCGTTGTGGGTGGTGCGCGACTTCATCGCGGTGGTCGCGTGGGCGGGCGTGCTGGCCATCGCGCTGTGGCCCCTGCTGCGCAAGATCGAAGGTCAGCGCTGGTTCACGGGCCGCACCACCTTGATCGCCGCCGTGCTGACGCTCGCGATCGCGCTGCTGGTGGTGCTGCCGGTCGGCATCGGCATCGCGCAGGCGCTGCACGAGGCGCATGACATGACCGAGTGGTTCAGGACCGTGCAGGAAAACGGCATCGCGATGCCGGACTTCATCCAGCGTCTGCCGTTCGGCGTGCAGCAGATCACGGCCTGGTGGCAGGCCAACCTCGCGCAGCCGCTGCGCGACTCGGCGGCCATGAAAGGGCTGCACAGCGCCACCGTGATGACGCTCGGCCGCCATTTCGGCGCCCGCGCCGCGCATGCGGTGATGGTGTTCGCCTTCATGCTGGTGACGCTGTTCGTGATCTTTCAGGCGGGGCCGCGTCTGTCGGCGTCGCTGGCCACCGGCATGCGGCGCGGTTTCGGCGAAGACGGCGCGCAACTGCTGCAGCGCATGGCCACGGCGGTGCGCGGCACGGTGTCGGGGCTCGTCGTGGTGGGACTGGGCGAGGGCGCGCTGCTGGGCGTCGCGTACGCGGTGACGGGGCTGCCGCACGTCGCGTTGCTGGCGGCGATCACCGCGGTCGCCGCGATGCTGCCGTTCTGCGCGCCGCTCACCTTCGGTCTCGCGGCCTTGTGGCTGCTGTCGCAAGGCGCGGTGGCGGGGGCGATCGGGCTGGCCGTGTTCGGCTCGGTGGTGGTGTTCGTCGCCGAGCACTTCGTGCGGCCGGTGCTGATCGGCAACTCGACGCGCCTGCCGTTCCTGCTCGTGCTGTTCGGCATTCTCGGCGGCGCGGAGACGTTCGGCTTGCTGGGCATCTTCATCGGCCCGGCCTTGATGACCGTGCTGATGGTGTTGTGGACCGATCTGGTGGAGTAA
- a CDS encoding OpgC domain-containing protein, which produces MQPSSSRLVELDFFRGLVLLIIVVDHIGGSILSRVTLHAYALCDAAEVFVFLGGFATATAYAALAERRNETIARSRFLRRSLEIYRAFLITAGLMLLVSAVLTAFSIDGPNLATTDLDDLMDAPVAALRDILLFRRQPYLASVLPMYAFFALLVPMILPLARSKPWWLLAGSVALWAGAPAIDAYLPAAPDMHWDFNPFAWQLMFVLGVLARCQPVYQRVSAHRLGWVISVLAVAVVAAAAYYKLFIEREPLDGSLKQNLSYLRAFNFLAIAWLVANLIQLGWARKLAQRLPWVGVIGRKGLLCFIAGAVISLVVDSVLYAATDGYLNYPLGLLADAVAVGALFAVALGEQPVRRFASRLVGVRLRTSP; this is translated from the coding sequence ATGCAACCGTCCTCCTCTCGACTCGTCGAGCTCGATTTCTTCCGCGGCCTCGTGCTGCTGATCATCGTCGTCGATCATATCGGCGGCAGCATTCTGTCGCGCGTCACGCTGCATGCGTACGCGCTGTGCGATGCCGCCGAGGTGTTCGTGTTCCTCGGCGGCTTCGCGACCGCCACCGCGTACGCGGCGCTCGCCGAACGGCGCAACGAGACGATCGCGCGCAGCCGCTTCCTGCGGCGCTCGCTGGAGATCTATCGCGCGTTCCTGATCACCGCCGGATTGATGCTGCTGGTGAGCGCCGTGCTCACCGCGTTCAGCATCGACGGGCCGAATCTCGCCACCACGGATCTCGACGATCTGATGGATGCGCCCGTCGCCGCATTGCGCGACATCCTGCTGTTCCGCCGCCAGCCGTACCTCGCCTCCGTGTTGCCGATGTACGCGTTCTTCGCGCTGCTCGTGCCGATGATCCTGCCGCTCGCGCGCAGCAAGCCGTGGTGGCTGCTGGCCGGCAGCGTCGCGCTGTGGGCGGGGGCGCCGGCCATCGACGCGTATCTGCCCGCCGCGCCCGACATGCACTGGGACTTCAACCCGTTCGCATGGCAATTGATGTTCGTGCTTGGCGTGCTGGCCCGTTGCCAGCCGGTGTATCAGCGCGTCAGCGCGCATCGGCTGGGCTGGGTGATCAGCGTGCTGGCGGTCGCGGTGGTGGCCGCCGCCGCGTACTACAAGCTGTTCATCGAGCGCGAGCCGCTCGACGGCAGTCTCAAGCAGAACCTGTCCTATCTGCGCGCGTTCAACTTTCTCGCGATCGCCTGGCTCGTCGCGAATCTGATCCAGCTCGGCTGGGCGCGCAAGCTCGCGCAACGGCTGCCGTGGGTCGGCGTGATCGGCCGCAAGGGGTTGTTGTGCTTCATCGCCGGCGCGGTGATTTCGCTGGTGGTCGACTCGGTGCTGTACGCCGCCACCGACGGCTATCTGAACTACCCGCTCGGCCTGCTCGCCGATGCGGTCGCGGTCGGCGCGCTGTTCGCGGTCGCGCTTGGCGAACAGCCGGTCCGGCGGTTCGCGTCGCGGCTCGTCGGCGTGCGCCTGCGCACCTCGCCTTAA
- a CDS encoding alpha/beta hydrolase-fold protein — protein MRSLLPSALVALCVAAQDSACASTVLSRSFHSDALGRDWHYTIYLPTGYRHDAARMPVLYLLHGNNGDANDWLTQGHLQAAADTLIDRKDMPPVAIVMPQGGTGWYVDRKEKMETAFFDDLLPEIEARYAVSTQRGGRMIGGVSMGGFGALRYALTQPERFCGALLLSPAIYANEPPRASAARRVGVFGEREFDPRVWRELNYPAQWERYMSKPYRLPMFIAAGDDDLAIQADASSLYTHLRLAGNPAALRVIDGGHTWDVWSALLPAALKYTLGCAKPSTQTQTQTQTQTQAQDHPSNGRP, from the coding sequence ATGCGTTCACTGCTCCCTTCCGCCCTCGTCGCGCTCTGCGTCGCCGCGCAGGATTCCGCCTGCGCGAGCACCGTGCTCAGCCGCAGCTTCCATTCGGACGCGCTCGGCCGCGACTGGCACTACACGATCTATCTGCCCACCGGCTATCGTCACGACGCCGCGCGCATGCCCGTGCTGTATCTCCTGCACGGCAATAACGGCGACGCCAACGACTGGCTCACGCAAGGCCATCTGCAGGCCGCCGCCGACACGCTGATCGACCGCAAGGACATGCCGCCGGTCGCGATCGTGATGCCGCAAGGCGGCACCGGCTGGTACGTCGATCGCAAGGAAAAGATGGAGACCGCGTTCTTCGACGATCTGCTGCCGGAGATCGAAGCGCGCTACGCGGTATCGACGCAGCGCGGCGGACGCATGATCGGCGGCGTGTCGATGGGCGGCTTCGGCGCGTTGCGCTACGCGCTCACGCAGCCGGAGCGCTTTTGCGGCGCGCTGCTGCTGAGCCCGGCGATCTATGCGAACGAGCCGCCGCGCGCGTCGGCGGCGCGGCGCGTCGGCGTGTTCGGCGAGCGCGAGTTCGATCCGCGCGTGTGGCGCGAGCTGAACTATCCGGCGCAATGGGAGCGCTACATGAGCAAGCCGTATCGCCTGCCGATGTTCATCGCCGCCGGCGACGACGACCTCGCGATCCAGGCCGACGCGTCGTCGCTTTACACGCATCTGCGGCTGGCGGGCAACCCCGCCGCGCTGCGGGTGATCGACGGCGGCCATACATGGGACGTGTGGAGCGCGCTGCTGCCGGCCGCGCTCAAGTACACGCTCGGCTGCGCGAAGCCGTCGACGCAAACGCAAACGCAGACGCAAACGCAAACCCAGGCGCAGGACCATCCGTCGAACGGACGGCCTTGA
- a CDS encoding porin, whose translation MNKQVFALAVSTALSTSLFVAFSTPAAAQTSVTLYGVLDEGINYTNNVGRGHVYELASGDAQGSRWGLKGSEELGGGLKAIFDLENGFDVSSGRFNQGGRMFGRQAFVGLSSESYGSLTFGRQYDSVVDYLAQTTANGNWAGELFSHPYDNDNTDNSFRLDNSLKYTSPSLSGFQFGGVYSFSNDTNFANNRAYSFGGQYAYGGLLVAGAYLQADNPGFGANGAITSNDASFIAGRMRVFGGGITYNFGPATAGFVYTNSNYLDPTGNGYLGITPLVPPGILLNSLKYQNFELNGKYQVSPMLFVGAQYVYTMESYDASNGGVKPRIHSFGLMADYNLSKRTDVYIQGEYQQVTGDSTYSILDDAFTPGTQSPSSTSKQVVVRAAIRHKF comes from the coding sequence ATGAACAAGCAAGTGTTCGCGCTGGCTGTCTCCACCGCTTTGTCTACCTCCCTGTTCGTCGCTTTCTCCACGCCTGCCGCCGCGCAGACGAGCGTCACGCTGTACGGCGTGCTCGACGAGGGGATCAACTACACCAACAACGTCGGCCGCGGGCATGTGTACGAACTCGCGAGCGGCGACGCACAGGGTAGCCGCTGGGGCCTGAAAGGCTCGGAAGAACTGGGCGGCGGCCTGAAGGCCATCTTCGATCTGGAAAACGGTTTCGACGTCAGCTCCGGGCGCTTCAATCAGGGCGGCCGGATGTTCGGCCGTCAGGCGTTCGTCGGCTTGAGTTCGGAGAGTTACGGCAGCCTGACGTTTGGCCGTCAATACGATTCGGTGGTCGACTATCTGGCGCAGACAACGGCCAACGGCAACTGGGCCGGCGAGCTGTTTTCGCACCCGTACGACAACGACAACACCGACAACTCGTTCCGCCTCGACAACTCGCTCAAGTACACGAGCCCGTCGCTGTCGGGGTTCCAGTTCGGCGGCGTGTACAGCTTCAGCAACGATACGAACTTCGCGAACAATCGTGCGTACAGCTTCGGCGGACAGTATGCGTATGGCGGCTTGCTGGTCGCGGGTGCGTATCTGCAGGCGGACAATCCCGGTTTCGGCGCGAACGGCGCGATCACGTCGAACGACGCGAGCTTCATTGCCGGACGCATGCGTGTGTTCGGCGGCGGCATCACATACAACTTCGGGCCGGCGACGGCCGGCTTCGTGTACACCAACTCGAACTACCTGGACCCGACCGGCAACGGCTACCTGGGCATCACGCCGCTCGTGCCGCCCGGCATTCTGCTGAACTCGCTGAAGTATCAGAACTTCGAGCTGAACGGCAAATACCAGGTGTCGCCGATGCTGTTCGTCGGCGCGCAGTACGTGTACACGATGGAAAGCTACGACGCCTCGAACGGCGGCGTGAAGCCGCGCATTCATTCGTTCGGCCTGATGGCGGACTACAACCTGTCCAAGCGCACGGACGTCTACATTCAAGGCGAGTATCAGCAGGTCACCGGCGATTCGACGTACTCGATTCTCGACGACGCGTTCACGCCCGGCACGCAGTCGCCGTCGTCGACCTCGAAGCAGGTGGTGGTGCGCGCGGCGATCCGGCACAAGTTCTAG
- a CDS encoding cupin domain-containing protein has translation MESDIMRIGQRIRRLRREARMTLLEVASAANLSIGFMSQVERNLTGISISSLVNVARALNVPLGVLLDQPRQEQPDSHEGARQSYSIDETQQRYERLSTTFSGSLLNAVKVQLQEGYRSEWVAHGGDEFVYVLSGEVSYAVGKKEYRLSSGDSLHFDAQQQHRVTNLGGGVAELISVGTLQLFDDDHSVFVSLANQAKPARSRKTSKSAPAASSATSSATSSATSTATSTAASPTAALNQSATPARKKTARAAK, from the coding sequence ATGGAATCGGACATCATGCGCATCGGTCAGCGCATTCGCCGCCTGCGCCGCGAAGCCAGGATGACGCTGCTCGAGGTCGCTTCCGCGGCGAATCTGTCGATCGGCTTCATGTCCCAGGTCGAGCGCAATCTCACGGGCATTTCGATTTCGTCGCTGGTCAATGTCGCCAGGGCGCTGAACGTGCCGCTCGGCGTGCTGCTCGACCAGCCGCGCCAGGAGCAGCCGGACTCGCACGAAGGCGCGCGCCAGTCCTATTCGATCGATGAAACCCAGCAGCGCTACGAGCGGCTGTCCACCACGTTCTCCGGCAGCCTGCTCAATGCCGTGAAGGTGCAATTGCAGGAAGGCTACCGCTCAGAATGGGTCGCGCACGGCGGCGACGAATTCGTGTACGTGCTCTCGGGCGAGGTGAGTTACGCGGTCGGCAAGAAGGAATACAGACTCTCGTCGGGCGATTCGCTGCACTTCGACGCGCAGCAGCAGCATCGCGTGACGAATCTGGGCGGCGGGGTCGCGGAGTTGATCTCGGTCGGCACGCTGCAATTGTTCGACGACGACCATTCGGTGTTCGTGTCGCTGGCGAATCAGGCGAAACCGGCGCGCTCGCGCAAGACGTCGAAGAGCGCTCCTGCTGCTTCATCCGCTACCTCATCTGCCACCTCATCTGCCACTTCAACGGCCACCTCAACGGCCGCATCACCTACCGCGGCCCTCAACCAATCCGCGACGCCTGCCCGCAAGAAAACCGCACGCGCCGCGAAATAA
- a CDS encoding adenosylcobalamin-dependent ribonucleoside-diphosphate reductase, with the protein MAEDTPDTTRTASPSPVPPAARAAVQPAAKPAVQPFAPQQFSTDVLLEKYAKGDEQSADDVFRRVARGVAQAEPEALRESVEALFVDNLRHGALGAGRIMSAAGTGIAATLINCFVQPVGDAIKDVDEQGLPGIYVALLQAAETMRRGGGVGYNFSAIRPKGARVRTTSSSASGPCSYMDVFDASCRTVESAGSRRGAQMAVLDCDHPDLLEFIEAKHSKGRWNNFNVSVGVTDAFMRAVEADETWQLVHRAEPSPALRAAGDVRQRDDGLWVYGERPARAIWERIMRSTYDVAEPGIVFISRMNEDNNLRAVETIRATNPCGEQPLPAYGCCNLGPLNLTRFVTDPFAQREGRQPSFDFDALARRTRTQVRFLDDVLDVTLWPLPEQYDESRAKRRIGVGFTGLGDTLVMLGLRYNSPEGRDFAVRIARLMRDEAYRASVELARERGAFALFDATRYLEAGTFASRLPEDIQAAIRRDGIRNSHLLSIAPTGTVSLAFADNASNGIEPAFSWTYNRMKVMADGSRESFDVEDYAYRLYRELGGDTGKLPDYFVSALEMSARDHLDMMAAVQPYVDTSISKTVNVPADYPFEAFESLYFDAWKNGLKGLATYRPNETLGAVLSVSPAPRDDDTLADNDQDPLRIAIDHRPKGELPAIIEKVEYLTQAGKKSLYVAVSFIEVTGRLGGEEVTIERPIEFFIPTGQRDESQQWITATMRSLSLAARGGFVARNLQDMRKVSWDRGQVRLGEVQRLDGHRTPRWHDSEVAALAFAIQQILHRRGFLDAEGDQVPSRMLARLPRGQVNAESALSADFGIRPNPDDVDATHTNAALTQSAGVLGLHTMLGRKCGSCGANAVIRKDGCDFCTACGEVGACG; encoded by the coding sequence ATGGCAGAAGACACGCCGGACACCACCCGCACGGCATCCCCTTCCCCGGTCCCACCCGCCGCACGCGCCGCCGTGCAACCCGCCGCGAAACCCGCCGTGCAACCATTCGCACCGCAACAATTCTCCACCGACGTCCTGCTGGAGAAATACGCGAAGGGCGACGAGCAATCGGCCGATGACGTCTTCCGCCGCGTCGCGCGCGGCGTCGCCCAGGCCGAGCCGGAAGCCCTGCGCGAGTCCGTGGAGGCGCTGTTCGTCGACAATCTGCGGCACGGCGCGCTCGGCGCCGGGCGCATCATGAGCGCGGCCGGCACCGGCATCGCCGCCACCCTGATCAACTGTTTCGTGCAGCCGGTCGGCGACGCGATCAAGGACGTCGACGAGCAAGGGCTGCCCGGCATCTACGTCGCGTTGCTGCAGGCGGCCGAAACCATGCGCCGCGGCGGCGGCGTCGGCTACAACTTCTCGGCGATCCGTCCGAAGGGCGCGCGGGTGCGCACCACCAGTTCGTCCGCGTCCGGCCCGTGCAGCTACATGGACGTGTTCGATGCGTCGTGCCGCACCGTCGAAAGCGCGGGTTCGCGGCGCGGCGCGCAGATGGCCGTGCTCGACTGCGATCACCCCGACCTGCTCGAATTCATCGAGGCCAAGCATTCGAAGGGGCGCTGGAACAACTTCAACGTGTCCGTCGGCGTCACCGACGCGTTCATGCGCGCGGTCGAGGCCGACGAGACATGGCAGCTCGTGCACCGCGCCGAACCCTCGCCGGCGCTGCGCGCGGCCGGCGACGTACGGCAGCGCGACGACGGCCTGTGGGTCTACGGCGAACGCCCGGCGCGCGCGATCTGGGAGCGCATCATGCGCTCCACCTACGACGTCGCGGAACCCGGCATCGTGTTCATCTCGCGGATGAACGAGGACAACAACCTGCGTGCCGTCGAAACCATCCGCGCGACCAATCCGTGCGGCGAGCAGCCGCTGCCCGCCTACGGCTGCTGCAATCTCGGTCCGCTGAACCTGACGCGCTTCGTGACCGATCCCTTCGCGCAGCGCGAAGGCCGCCAGCCGTCGTTCGATTTCGACGCCCTCGCGCGGCGCACCCGCACCCAGGTACGCTTTCTCGACGACGTGCTCGACGTCACGCTGTGGCCGCTGCCGGAGCAATACGACGAATCGCGCGCGAAACGGCGCATCGGCGTCGGCTTCACCGGTCTCGGCGATACGCTCGTGATGCTCGGGCTGCGCTACAACTCGCCGGAAGGCCGCGACTTCGCGGTACGGATCGCGCGGCTGATGCGCGACGAAGCGTATCGCGCGTCGGTGGAACTCGCACGCGAGCGCGGCGCGTTTGCGCTGTTCGACGCGACCCGCTATCTGGAAGCAGGCACCTTCGCATCGCGCCTGCCCGAGGACATCCAGGCCGCAATCCGCCGCGACGGCATCCGCAACAGCCATCTGCTGTCGATCGCGCCGACCGGCACGGTCAGCCTCGCGTTCGCGGACAACGCGTCGAACGGCATCGAGCCCGCGTTTTCGTGGACCTATAACCGCATGAAGGTGATGGCCGACGGCAGCCGCGAATCGTTCGACGTCGAGGACTACGCGTACCGTCTGTATCGCGAACTCGGCGGCGACACCGGCAAGCTGCCGGATTACTTCGTCAGCGCGCTGGAGATGTCGGCGCGCGACCACCTCGACATGATGGCCGCCGTGCAGCCGTACGTGGATACGTCGATCTCGAAGACGGTGAACGTGCCCGCCGACTATCCGTTCGAAGCGTTCGAAAGCCTCTACTTCGATGCGTGGAAAAACGGCCTCAAGGGTCTCGCGACCTACCGCCCGAACGAGACGCTCGGCGCGGTGCTCAGCGTGAGCCCGGCGCCGCGGGACGACGACACGCTCGCCGACAACGATCAGGACCCGCTGCGGATCGCGATCGACCATCGGCCGAAAGGCGAATTGCCGGCGATCATCGAGAAAGTCGAATATCTGACGCAGGCGGGCAAGAAATCGCTGTACGTGGCGGTGTCGTTCATCGAGGTCACCGGGCGGCTCGGCGGCGAGGAAGTCACGATCGAACGGCCGATCGAGTTCTTCATTCCGACCGGTCAGCGCGACGAATCGCAGCAATGGATCACGGCGACCATGCGCTCATTGTCGCTGGCCGCGCGCGGCGGCTTCGTCGCGCGCAATCTGCAGGACATGCGCAAGGTGTCGTGGGATCGCGGCCAGGTGCGGCTTGGCGAGGTGCAGCGGCTCGACGGTCACCGCACGCCGCGCTGGCACGATTCGGAGGTCGCCGCGCTCGCCTTCGCGATCCAGCAGATCCTGCACCGGCGCGGCTTTCTGGACGCCGAGGGCGATCAGGTGCCGTCACGCATGCTGGCGCGTCTGCCGCGCGGACAGGTCAATGCGGAGTCGGCGCTGTCGGCTGATTTCGGCATTCGCCCTAACCCGGACGATGTCGACGCCACTCACACGAACGCCGCGCTGACGCAATCCGCCGGCGTGCTCGGCCTGCATACGATGCTCGGCCGCAAATGCGGATCGTGCGGCGCGAACGCGGTGATTCGCAAGGACGGCTGCGATTTCTGCACCGCGTGCGGCGAGGTGGGGGCGTGCGGGTGA
- a CDS encoding M24 family metallopeptidase: MIDRLKYHFSGLAPYVADVAGTHAGLSRLMSQLGLDALLVTSQDEFVTEFLPRRNDPRYAVSAFDGSTGNGVFLSERVARELGVPQFVLFVDGRYHLQADAQCDPRRVRVEKLGLGASMWKAIAGWLVAHAARIRNVGYDALRMNVAQREGMVEATSAANFSWTSLAGREVDRAIDLPGWNVDRPIFELPESVTGASVAHNIATLNQHIHAYLGQTDQTDQTYRPNHAEQPVCFLTCVSDDLSYLLNSRGYHIPQASSHLGFLFVIGEQVVLFLPEGCDTCPVALPSVASLQVIRRDMDELARALGAFDVRHVCYSADAVNCALPDAVRRVWPAAVHTDFSPVESMRAAKTPEVLDQFRDAFARSSAAIAETMRWTKSGDAGKRPTEYDLARAINDAYGARGAVGLSFTSIAANGANSASAHYTAASDEVELQEGELVLLDSGAYYDSGFATDCTRVVLRRTDPSTHAQPWQKRIYTVALKACIKGLVTPFPADATGADVDATVREVCRQHDYDFGHGTGHGVGIHVHEGGVRFAPGAAYGLVPGAVVSVEPGIYLPGKGGVRIENIVIIHPSETEADKVRFENIVAVGYDWDLIDLDLLDEAERDYLRDYERWCVERGTQVTACPLL, translated from the coding sequence ATGATCGATCGACTGAAATACCACTTCTCCGGCCTCGCGCCCTACGTTGCCGACGTCGCCGGTACCCATGCCGGGCTTTCGCGGCTCATGTCGCAGTTGGGTCTGGACGCGCTGCTGGTCACCTCGCAGGACGAGTTCGTCACCGAGTTTCTGCCGCGTCGTAACGACCCGCGTTATGCCGTGTCCGCCTTCGACGGCTCGACCGGCAACGGCGTGTTTCTGTCGGAGCGGGTCGCGCGCGAACTCGGCGTGCCGCAGTTCGTGCTGTTCGTCGACGGCCGCTATCACCTGCAGGCCGACGCGCAGTGCGATCCGCGGCGGGTGCGGGTCGAAAAGCTGGGTTTGGGCGCGTCGATGTGGAAGGCGATCGCGGGGTGGCTGGTCGCGCACGCTGCGCGGATCAGGAACGTAGGCTACGACGCGTTGCGGATGAACGTCGCGCAGCGTGAAGGCATGGTCGAGGCGACATCGGCGGCGAATTTTTCGTGGACCAGTCTGGCGGGTCGCGAAGTGGATCGCGCGATCGATCTGCCTGGCTGGAACGTGGACCGGCCGATCTTCGAATTGCCGGAGTCGGTGACCGGGGCGAGCGTCGCGCACAACATCGCGACGCTCAATCAGCACATTCACGCGTATCTCGGGCAAACCGATCAAACGGATCAAACTTATCGACCGAACCATGCGGAGCAACCGGTCTGTTTCCTGACCTGCGTCTCCGACGACCTCAGCTATCTGCTGAACAGCCGCGGCTATCATATCCCGCAGGCGTCGTCGCATCTGGGTTTTCTGTTCGTGATCGGCGAGCAGGTCGTGCTGTTTCTGCCGGAAGGCTGCGATACGTGTCCGGTCGCATTGCCTTCGGTTGCGTCGTTGCAGGTGATTCGCCGCGACATGGACGAACTCGCGCGCGCGCTGGGTGCATTCGACGTTCGACACGTGTGCTATAGCGCCGACGCGGTGAATTGCGCGCTGCCCGATGCGGTGCGCCGCGTGTGGCCCGCGGCGGTTCACACCGACTTCAGTCCGGTCGAATCGATGCGGGCCGCCAAGACGCCGGAAGTGCTCGATCAGTTCCGCGACGCGTTCGCGCGCAGCTCGGCGGCGATCGCCGAAACCATGCGCTGGACCAAATCCGGCGACGCCGGCAAACGTCCCACCGAATACGACCTGGCCCGCGCGATCAACGATGCGTACGGCGCACGCGGCGCCGTCGGCTTGAGCTTCACGTCGATCGCGGCGAACGGCGCGAACAGCGCGTCCGCGCATTACACGGCGGCCAGCGACGAGGTCGAATTGCAGGAAGGCGAACTGGTGCTGCTCGACAGCGGCGCCTACTACGACAGCGGTTTCGCGACCGATTGCACGCGCGTCGTGCTGCGCAGAACCGATCCGTCGACGCACGCGCAGCCGTGGCAGAAGCGGATCTACACGGTCGCGTTGAAGGCCTGCATCAAGGGTCTGGTCACGCCGTTTCCCGCCGACGCCACCGGCGCGGATGTCGATGCAACCGTGCGCGAGGTCTGCCGCCAGCATGACTACGACTTCGGTCACGGCACGGGGCACGGCGTCGGCATCCACGTGCATGAAGGCGGGGTGCGCTTTGCGCCGGGCGCGGCGTACGGTCTCGTGCCTGGCGCGGTGGTGTCGGTCGAACCGGGCATTTATCTGCCGGGCAAGGGCGGCGTGCGGATCGAGAACATCGTGATCATTCACCCCAGTGAGACCGAGGCGGATAAGGTGAGGTTCGAGAATATCGTCGCGGTCGGCTACGACTGGGATCTGATCGACCTCGATCTGCTCGACGAAGCCGAGCGCGATTATCTGCGCGACTACGAGCGTTGGTGTGTCGAGCGGGGCACGCAGGTGACCGCGTGCCCGTTGCTGTAA
- a CDS encoding DUF3331 domain-containing protein, with translation MTLESIPLDGTNGVRIEILERSDTTLVIRWVEPGRCHYGEQRWRRRSAHTSGTCAVSRRKIRRGDAVFKPAERPAPANASAMICAELLGDFAEA, from the coding sequence ATGACCTTAGAGTCCATCCCCCTTGACGGTACCAATGGCGTGCGCATCGAAATTCTCGAACGCTCCGACACGACGCTGGTGATCCGCTGGGTCGAACCGGGGCGATGTCATTATGGCGAGCAGCGCTGGCGCCGCCGCTCGGCGCACACCTCGGGCACGTGCGCGGTGTCGCGCCGCAAGATCCGTCGCGGCGACGCGGTGTTCAAGCCGGCCGAACGCCCGGCTCCCGCCAATGCCTCCGCGATGATCTGCGCCGAACTGCTGGGCGATTTCGCCGAAGCCTGA